One segment of Fervidobacterium sp. DNA contains the following:
- a CDS encoding (2Fe-2S) ferredoxin domain-containing protein, protein MSKVKSLEELMKIKEQALQNIKMRESGKRGKIIVAMGTCGIAAGAKDTLKTIVEYMNELKIDDIAVVQSGCMGLCEVEPTIEVSLEGQEPVIYGHVTPENAKRIVQTHIVEGKVVSDLIVKRGEVG, encoded by the coding sequence ATGAGTAAAGTTAAGAGTTTGGAGGAATTGATGAAAATAAAAGAACAGGCACTTCAAAATATAAAGATGAGAGAAAGCGGAAAAAGAGGAAAAATCATAGTCGCAATGGGGACTTGCGGTATAGCAGCAGGTGCAAAAGATACACTTAAAACCATTGTTGAGTATATGAATGAGCTTAAGATAGATGACATTGCTGTGGTACAATCAGGCTGTATGGGATTGTGTGAAGTTGAACCTACGATCGAAGTTTCACTTGAAGGGCAAGAACCTGTAATTTATGGACATGTTACACCCGAAAATGCAAAAAGAATAGTGCAAACGCACATAGTAGAAGGTAAAGTCGTTTCAGATTTGATTGTTAAAAGAGGAGAGGTTGGATAA